The following proteins come from a genomic window of Vallitaleaceae bacterium 9-2:
- a CDS encoding phosphatidylglycerol lysyltransferase domain-containing protein: MQTDSALDIDTCRDFEELSLENIEKYNQYLTIRRIESCEFGLTTLFLWKNRNHQHVYVDTNFMLVFGHFNEHCFSQMPLCKEEYFKEAFEKTIAYFKQFDESFVMYSVDKKFADFVSEEYADTYEVVYDRNYSDYIYDANRMRELPGKKLRKKRNHINAFLRDYENKYSYRLLSHEDRDEINEFLEKWTDNHDHMTKQVDHEIEGIDYIIDHLDILGAKALGIYIEGQLEAMSIASTINDGEEVIVHVEKANTEIRGLYPFLSQVFLQEFYPEAKLVNREEDLGIEGLRKSKLSYEPIRLEDKYTIRQKK; the protein is encoded by the coding sequence ATGCAAACAGATAGTGCACTTGATATAGATACATGTAGAGATTTTGAAGAATTATCATTGGAGAATATAGAAAAATATAATCAGTATTTAACGATACGAAGGATTGAAAGTTGTGAATTTGGACTTACAACCTTATTTTTATGGAAAAATCGCAACCACCAACATGTCTATGTTGATACAAATTTTATGTTGGTTTTCGGACATTTTAATGAACACTGTTTTTCACAGATGCCATTATGTAAAGAAGAGTATTTTAAAGAAGCCTTTGAAAAAACAATCGCGTATTTTAAACAGTTTGATGAAAGTTTTGTTATGTACTCTGTAGATAAAAAATTTGCGGACTTTGTAAGCGAAGAGTATGCAGATACATATGAAGTCGTCTACGACCGAAATTATTCGGATTATATATATGATGCTAATAGGATGCGAGAGCTTCCAGGGAAAAAGTTAAGAAAAAAACGTAATCACATCAATGCATTTTTAAGAGATTATGAAAACAAATATTCATATCGTTTATTATCCCATGAGGATCGAGATGAGATCAATGAATTTTTAGAAAAATGGACAGACAATCATGATCATATGACAAAACAAGTTGATCATGAGATTGAAGGTATTGATTACATTATTGACCATTTGGATATACTAGGAGCAAAGGCACTAGGTATATATATTGAAGGGCAATTAGAAGCGATGTCAATTGCTTCGACCATTAATGATGGAGAAGAAGTTATTGTTCATGTCGAAAAGGCAAATACAGAGATTCGAGGTTTGTACCCATTTTTATCTCAAGTATTTCTTCAGGAATTTTATCCTGAGGCAAAGCTTGTCAATCGTGAAGAAGATTTAGGGATTGAAGGATTGAGAAAGTCAAAATTGTCGTATGAACCTATTCGATTGGAAGATAAATATACAATACGTCAAAAAAAGTGA
- a CDS encoding GNAT family N-acetyltransferase, with product MNVRMSQNNDQLKIRKLWEEVFPEDSKEYLDFYFDIVMQENSVIVVESELTDDTEVVAMLHLNPYTVLHGTQQVKIYYVVAVATKKAYRRQGLMRKMLEYAQELSKKDNIDFLILLPEDERYYRPFEYEFVSKQYNTTIQSSKYAYAQIETLESKKNLSPLTFHEFMEKFTTQSYENENNFVPLRTSKTAYRIYQEISSENGQIFSVDGNLIFVYQYEEGGIAKIEVRKVYYKKVETKKEAFDNYDVVKNFLVMLAKGRLLIVHEVQERKVSKCFSYNRQNIYDCRPYMMIKKISQTKVVLENIYFDETV from the coding sequence ATGAACGTTCGAATGAGTCAAAACAATGATCAATTAAAAATCCGTAAATTGTGGGAAGAAGTGTTTCCAGAAGATTCAAAAGAATATTTAGATTTTTATTTTGATATTGTGATGCAAGAAAATAGTGTCATTGTTGTAGAATCAGAATTAACAGACGATACGGAAGTTGTAGCTATGCTTCATCTAAATCCGTATACAGTTTTACATGGAACTCAACAGGTTAAGATATATTATGTTGTGGCGGTTGCGACAAAAAAAGCATATCGTAGACAGGGGCTCATGCGAAAAATGCTTGAATATGCCCAAGAGCTATCCAAAAAGGACAATATTGACTTTCTTATTTTGCTGCCGGAAGATGAACGTTATTATCGACCATTTGAGTATGAGTTTGTCTCCAAGCAGTATAATACAACGATTCAATCGAGTAAGTATGCCTATGCGCAGATAGAGACTTTAGAAAGCAAAAAAAACCTTAGCCCTTTAACATTTCATGAATTCATGGAAAAGTTTACTACTCAGTCATATGAAAATGAAAATAATTTTGTACCTTTACGAACATCGAAAACAGCGTATCGCATATATCAGGAGATATCTTCTGAAAATGGACAAATATTTTCTGTGGATGGTAATTTGATATTTGTTTACCAATATGAAGAGGGCGGCATAGCAAAAATTGAAGTACGTAAAGTATATTACAAAAAGGTGGAAACCAAAAAAGAGGCATTTGATAATTATGATGTGGTCAAGAATTTTTTAGTCATGCTTGCAAAGGGACGTTTACTGATTGTTCATGAAGTCCAGGAAAGAAAAGTATCCAAATGCTTTTCGTATAATCGACAAAATATCTATGATTGCAGACCATACATGATGATAAAAAAAATATCACAAACTAAAGTGGTATTAGAAAATATATATTTTGATGAAACCGTATAG
- the galU gene encoding UTP--glucose-1-phosphate uridylyltransferase GalU yields the protein MKIRKAIIPAAGLGTRFLPATKAQPKEMLPIVDKPTIQYIVEEAVNSGIEDIIIVTGRSKRSIEDHFDKSYELEKTLEEKENYDLLKIAQDVSDIANIHYIRQKEPKGLGHAVLVAKSFIGNEPFAVMLGDDVVASQTPCLKQLMDCYEEYHASVLGVQKVDWNDVSKYGIVDGQKVGERIYQVKDMVEKPKQDVAPSNIAILGRYIITPRIFHYLENQTPGAGGEIQLTDALERLAKEEAMYAYDFKGKRYDVGNKMGFLSATVEFALRRDDLKDDMNAYLEHLMQNMKDVLHYD from the coding sequence ATGAAAATAAGAAAAGCAATAATACCTGCGGCTGGCTTAGGGACACGATTTTTGCCTGCAACTAAAGCGCAGCCTAAGGAGATGCTACCCATTGTGGATAAGCCCACGATACAGTACATTGTAGAAGAAGCTGTAAATTCAGGAATTGAAGACATTATTATTGTTACAGGACGTTCAAAAAGATCCATTGAAGATCATTTTGATAAATCCTATGAATTAGAAAAGACATTGGAAGAAAAAGAAAACTATGATTTGCTTAAAATTGCTCAAGATGTATCGGATATAGCTAATATTCATTATATTCGTCAAAAGGAACCAAAAGGATTAGGACATGCGGTATTAGTTGCTAAAAGCTTTATTGGTAATGAACCTTTTGCTGTAATGTTGGGAGATGATGTAGTCGCATCCCAGACACCTTGCTTAAAGCAATTGATGGACTGTTATGAAGAATATCATGCATCTGTGTTGGGCGTTCAAAAAGTTGATTGGAATGATGTAAGTAAATATGGTATTGTCGATGGACAAAAAGTTGGTGAGCGTATATATCAAGTTAAAGATATGGTGGAAAAGCCAAAGCAAGATGTTGCCCCGTCAAACATTGCTATACTAGGTCGATATATAATTACGCCACGTATTTTCCATTATCTTGAGAATCAAACACCCGGTGCAGGCGGAGAGATTCAATTGACAGATGCTTTGGAAAGATTAGCTAAAGAAGAAGCAATGTATGCTTATGACTTTAAAGGAAAACGCTATGATGTTGGAAATAAAATGGGATTCTTATCTGCAACGGTTGAATTTGCACTGCGCAGAGATGACTTGAAAGATGATATGAATGCTTATTTAGAGCATTTAATGCAAAATATGAAAGATGTTCTTCACTATGACTAG
- a CDS encoding cysteine hydrolase: protein MNYNKEHVLNTLQSTFSEFIDTVNGLNKLDMNQYTSENTMVVMIDMINGFCKLGPLHSDYVNQMLPKMSQFLDTVIKKNIPVVSYRDSHPDDAGEFDYFPIHCVEDSEESSLVDELQRPELIDITKNSTNGFLAQNPLELSLINAKQLKHILVMGCVTDICIRDFSTTMAKYLQEINHCANVTVIENLVDTFDIENVHDRQTEHLLALYHMKSSGVQLARI from the coding sequence ATGAATTATAATAAAGAACATGTTCTTAACACACTACAATCCACCTTTTCCGAATTTATTGACACCGTTAATGGTCTAAACAAGCTGGATATGAACCAATATACTTCTGAAAACACTATGGTTGTAATGATAGATATGATAAATGGTTTTTGTAAGCTAGGTCCGTTGCATAGCGATTATGTCAATCAAATGCTTCCTAAGATGAGCCAATTTCTTGACACTGTAATCAAAAAAAATATTCCGGTAGTTTCCTATCGAGATTCACATCCAGATGATGCTGGTGAATTTGACTATTTTCCAATACACTGTGTTGAAGACTCTGAAGAATCGAGCCTTGTAGACGAATTGCAACGTCCCGAATTAATTGATATTACCAAAAATTCTACTAACGGGTTTTTGGCACAAAACCCACTTGAACTTTCCTTAATTAATGCCAAACAATTAAAGCACATTCTTGTTATGGGCTGTGTAACAGATATTTGTATCCGCGATTTTTCCACAACTATGGCAAAATATCTTCAAGAAATTAATCATTGTGCCAACGTCACAGTCATTGAAAACCTCGTCGATACCTTTGATATAGAAAATGTCCATGATCGTCAAACTGAGCATCTGCTGGCATTATACCATATGAAGTCCTCCGGTGTTCAATTAGCACGTATATAA
- a CDS encoding sugar phosphate nucleotidyltransferase: MLCALIMAGGTGKRFWPLSTDQHPKQLLKLFSDKSMLRETVERVMPLIPIENIFIATNIVQADAIEQELPMLPKENLIIEPAFKDTAAAIGFGSLYIQRRRSEATLVVLASDHLVLQPDEFIETLKIGAAEAQLNQDIITLGIQPTRPEIGYGYIKVAHAIELKKIFAVEKFLEKPKLEQAKEYVEAKTYLWNSGMFIFSIKTIMREIEKHMPKHFRVLKNIQFYIDQNLSGVALAEKTRPLFDDFERISIDYGVMEKSQHVKVIPSEFGWNDVGSFTAYEDVYDKDEEDNIVMHSDFKGVDSHGNIILSDNLEIKAVGLKDMIVVQSADKLLICNKYEIDKMKKIL, translated from the coding sequence ATGTTATGTGCTCTAATAATGGCGGGCGGAACAGGAAAACGCTTTTGGCCGTTAAGTACAGATCAACACCCAAAACAGTTGTTAAAATTATTTTCGGATAAGTCGATGCTTCGAGAAACTGTTGAGCGTGTAATGCCACTTATCCCCATTGAAAATATTTTTATTGCGACAAACATTGTTCAAGCCGATGCGATTGAACAAGAATTACCCATGCTACCCAAAGAAAACCTAATTATTGAACCTGCATTTAAAGATACAGCTGCAGCGATTGGTTTTGGAAGCTTGTATATTCAAAGACGCCGAAGCGAAGCGACTTTAGTGGTATTGGCAAGTGATCATCTTGTCTTACAGCCGGATGAATTTATCGAAACGTTAAAGATAGGGGCAGCTGAGGCACAATTAAACCAAGACATAATCACACTAGGTATTCAACCGACACGTCCAGAGATTGGATATGGATATATAAAAGTTGCGCATGCAATTGAACTAAAAAAAATTTTTGCAGTAGAAAAATTTTTGGAGAAACCAAAATTAGAACAAGCCAAAGAATATGTTGAAGCAAAAACATATCTTTGGAACAGTGGAATGTTTATTTTTAGCATTAAAACAATTATGCGTGAAATAGAAAAGCATATGCCAAAACATTTTCGCGTATTAAAAAATATACAGTTTTATATTGATCAAAACTTGTCTGGGGTGGCTTTAGCTGAAAAGACGCGCCCTTTGTTTGATGACTTTGAACGCATTTCGATTGATTATGGAGTTATGGAAAAATCACAACATGTTAAAGTTATCCCATCAGAATTTGGATGGAATGATGTAGGGTCTTTTACAGCCTATGAGGATGTTTATGATAAAGACGAAGAAGATAATATTGTGATGCACTCGGATTTTAAAGGAGTGGACTCTCATGGGAATATTATACTGTCAGATAATTTAGAGATAAAAGCTGTCGGATTAAAAGACATGATTGTCGTTCAATCCGCAGACAAGCTTTTAATTTGTAACAAATATGAAATTGATAAGATGAAAAAAATTCTATAA
- a CDS encoding clostripain-related cysteine peptidase, whose amino-acid sequence MKNLLKNKKNIILLSFLIIILLYVMLQFVFIHRSIKIPDDIISSSTSLNIYEHIHYKKEQQELALNLPYEQLNTFFQTPDLSIETSNTKLSINDLYIDPQSQQLIGTITQPNKLKVNFSASFQLSIDNSRLIFDIEKIQLGTGTHFISEAVFRTQYGFASIHIPFQSTSKSILDDYLNTLISGQNLPLTKTKTGFSYIFPERPIYDYQLYPISSELYTSEYPVHQIGDEEYIQLSQVQLIRDNLISSPLLSQLKSQGLEAKLLTNTSEDLILRITSDENQIIFDLNLVFILDVVDDGMLELKLDHIKTVSENEVLITDKLFLESIQTIIDTYDTQMLKQYHIVRSSLNLTHVHLYFDQTSWTIMVYMIGSDLESSYDFYNNSLLGSASTDLEEMMQGHTNENIHVVVETGGTKSWKLDDIEPGVNQRWNINNEQMELIETLGRKNMSDQETLYDFTSWAVDTYPSDNYALILWNHGGGSLYGFGLDEYFPDDSLTLDELDNVLERVTHEQNMLFEVVGFDACLMATLETAAILEPYANYLIASEETEPDSGWDYERILSQLDDGEAYNGQKFGELVVSGFFDASVEENRDGLLTLSVIDLKFIPTVIQRMNKLFEAVVETNQFNLLSKTIPQVKAFGGNTELTGYTDHYDIENFAKRSLEFLPSESNRLLAAIDDAVIYKANGYLTTDAGGLSFYLPFYDLEQNQDLTDLYSPVAFSESYFSFVDQFVTYRLSSSVSSTMIPYTLYKESRPYRLQVTEGFDHLVSDIYLGVSAFETRNNEEYRLNLGYDAWIYEGFESGLYEESFGYWPAINNTYLPISVVYNGNDYIEYETPVLLNNEPIMLISAWLYDEERYVVFGGRPLIDTDGLADRNTIEFKDGDQIDILYSYYNKSTDQWIEEIATSITYDRASELILTNKPFEFNKEYGLSFIIKDLNGTLSYTDMIRFVHE is encoded by the coding sequence ATGAAGAATCTATTGAAAAACAAAAAAAATATTATTCTCTTAAGCTTTTTAATTATAATCTTACTTTATGTAATGCTTCAATTTGTTTTCATTCATCGTTCAATTAAAATACCTGATGATATCATATCTTCAAGTACTTCTTTGAATATTTATGAACATATCCACTATAAAAAGGAACAACAAGAACTAGCGTTAAATTTGCCCTATGAACAATTAAACACTTTTTTTCAAACGCCTGACTTAAGCATTGAAACATCAAATACAAAGCTTTCCATTAATGACCTTTATATTGATCCCCAATCACAGCAACTTATTGGCACAATCACTCAGCCAAATAAGCTGAAGGTCAATTTTTCGGCTTCATTCCAACTATCTATAGATAATAGCCGCTTAATTTTTGATATCGAAAAAATTCAATTAGGCACAGGTACCCACTTTATTAGCGAAGCTGTTTTTAGAACACAATATGGGTTTGCATCCATACACATTCCATTTCAGTCTACATCAAAGAGTATATTAGATGACTATTTGAACACACTGATATCTGGTCAGAATCTACCTCTTACTAAAACAAAAACCGGATTTAGCTACATTTTCCCCGAAAGACCAATCTATGATTACCAGCTCTACCCAATCTCAAGTGAACTGTATACATCCGAGTACCCAGTTCATCAAATTGGTGACGAAGAATATATTCAATTATCTCAAGTTCAGCTTATAAGAGATAATCTAATATCTTCACCTTTATTATCTCAGCTTAAATCTCAAGGATTAGAAGCCAAATTATTGACAAACACTAGTGAAGACCTTATCTTACGCATCACATCGGATGAGAACCAAATTATTTTTGATTTAAACTTAGTTTTTATTTTAGATGTTGTGGACGATGGTATGCTTGAATTGAAACTTGATCATATTAAAACCGTTTCTGAAAACGAAGTTTTGATTACGGACAAACTGTTCCTAGAATCCATTCAAACCATTATTGACACCTACGATACACAAATGCTTAAGCAATATCACATCGTAAGGAGTTCTTTAAACCTTACGCATGTTCATTTGTATTTTGACCAAACCTCATGGACGATTATGGTCTATATGATCGGCTCTGACTTAGAAAGTAGCTATGATTTTTATAATAACAGTTTATTAGGCAGTGCAAGTACTGACCTTGAAGAAATGATGCAAGGTCATACTAATGAAAACATTCATGTTGTTGTTGAAACTGGCGGAACAAAAAGTTGGAAACTGGATGACATCGAACCCGGAGTTAATCAACGTTGGAATATAAACAATGAACAAATGGAGCTTATTGAAACTCTCGGCCGAAAAAATATGTCCGATCAAGAAACTTTATACGATTTTACAAGTTGGGCTGTAGATACATATCCTTCCGATAACTACGCTCTAATCTTATGGAATCATGGTGGTGGCTCACTCTATGGTTTTGGTTTGGATGAATATTTTCCTGATGACAGCCTGACCTTAGATGAACTTGATAATGTCCTTGAGCGGGTTACTCATGAACAAAATATGCTTTTTGAAGTTGTCGGGTTTGATGCTTGTCTAATGGCGACTTTAGAGACTGCTGCCATTTTAGAGCCTTATGCTAACTATCTTATCGCCTCGGAAGAGACAGAACCTGATTCTGGCTGGGATTATGAACGTATCTTAAGCCAACTAGATGACGGCGAAGCATATAATGGTCAAAAATTTGGGGAACTTGTTGTTTCCGGATTTTTTGACGCTTCTGTCGAAGAAAATCGTGACGGTTTATTAACGCTTTCTGTTATTGATCTAAAATTCATTCCTACAGTTATTCAGCGTATGAATAAGCTTTTTGAGGCCGTCGTTGAAACCAATCAGTTTAATCTGTTATCTAAGACGATTCCTCAGGTTAAAGCTTTTGGAGGAAACACAGAATTGACTGGATATACAGATCACTATGATATTGAGAATTTCGCCAAACGTAGCCTTGAGTTTTTGCCTTCCGAATCTAATCGACTTCTTGCTGCTATTGATGATGCGGTTATTTATAAAGCTAATGGTTATCTTACTACCGATGCAGGCGGACTTTCCTTTTATCTTCCTTTTTATGATTTGGAACAAAATCAAGATTTAACCGATTTGTATTCTCCTGTTGCTTTTTCTGAATCATACTTTTCCTTTGTCGACCAATTTGTTACCTATCGATTAAGCAGCTCCGTATCAAGTACAATGATTCCATACACCCTCTATAAAGAAAGCCGTCCTTATCGTCTCCAGGTCACAGAAGGATTTGATCATCTAGTCAGCGATATATATTTAGGAGTCTCAGCCTTTGAGACTCGCAATAATGAAGAATATCGATTAAATCTAGGTTATGATGCTTGGATTTATGAAGGTTTTGAATCTGGACTTTATGAAGAATCCTTTGGCTACTGGCCAGCAATTAATAATACGTATTTACCAATTTCTGTTGTCTATAACGGTAATGACTATATTGAGTATGAGACTCCGGTATTGCTTAACAACGAACCTATTATGTTAATTAGCGCATGGCTATATGATGAAGAACGCTACGTTGTCTTTGGTGGTCGTCCGCTTATTGATACAGATGGGCTAGCCGATCGCAATACCATTGAATTTAAAGACGGTGATCAAATTGATATTCTTTATTCCTATTATAACAAAAGCACAGATCAATGGATTGAAGAAATTGCTACTTCAATAACCTATGATCGTGCTTCTGAGTTGATTTTAACCAATAAACCCTTTGAATTTAATAAGGAATATGGTTTGTCCTTTATTATAAAAGATTTAAATGGAACCTTAAGTTATACAGATATGATTCGTTTTGTTCATGAATAA
- the rfbC gene encoding dTDP-4-dehydrorhamnose 3,5-epimerase has protein sequence MGNFTFIQTPIEDLYVIEPQVYGDHRGFFMETYTKKAFDGEGIEASFVQDNHSKSDKNVLRGLHFQINRPQAKLLRVIRGKIYDVAVDLRPNSSSYGKWYGIELSADNKRQFYVPKGFAHGFLTLEDQTEVLYKTTDYYYPEDEGGIIYNDPTLAIPWPVEEAKIILSEKDRKLSRFDR, from the coding sequence ATGGGGAATTTTACATTTATACAAACACCAATTGAAGATTTATATGTAATAGAACCGCAGGTATATGGAGATCATCGAGGTTTTTTTATGGAAACGTATACAAAAAAAGCTTTTGATGGTGAGGGGATAGAAGCTTCATTTGTTCAGGACAATCATTCAAAGTCAGATAAGAATGTTTTGCGAGGATTGCATTTTCAGATTAACCGACCTCAAGCCAAACTTTTACGGGTTATCCGTGGAAAAATTTATGATGTGGCAGTTGATTTGCGACCAAATAGTTCTAGCTATGGAAAATGGTATGGCATTGAACTCTCAGCTGATAATAAACGTCAGTTTTATGTTCCAAAAGGATTTGCCCATGGTTTTTTGACTTTGGAAGACCAAACGGAAGTATTATATAAAACAACAGATTATTATTATCCAGAAGATGAAGGTGGAATTATATATAATGATCCAACATTGGCGATTCCATGGCCAGTTGAAGAGGCAAAAATCATATTATCTGAAAAAGACAGAAAACTATCGCGATTTGACAGATGA
- the rfbB gene encoding dTDP-glucose 4,6-dehydratase, with protein MKTYLITGGAGFIGSNYIHYLFEKYPHDTIQIINYDLLTYAGNLDNLKAFQHHPSYVFIQGDVCDRKKINTIFETYDIDYVVNFAAESHVDRSIDNPSIFIQTNVLGTQTLLDVAKKHWEGEDTFIRGKKFLQISTDEVYGSLGAHGYFTEKTPINPHSPYSASKASADLIVMAYYDTFGFPINITRCSNNYGPYQYPEKLIPLMILNALNNRALPIYGDGKNVRDWLYVKDHCRGIETVLQKAQVGEIYNIGGHNEMENKDIVDQIIRYLQERLKGQEAFDHITPDLITYIEDRKGHDRRYAIDASKIEKDLGWRPQTTFELGLKSTIEWYVTHYTQP; from the coding sequence ATGAAGACTTATTTGATTACTGGTGGAGCCGGCTTTATCGGTTCAAACTATATACATTATCTTTTTGAAAAATATCCTCATGATACGATACAAATTATAAATTATGATTTGTTGACTTATGCTGGAAATCTTGACAATCTTAAAGCTTTTCAACATCACCCTTCGTATGTTTTTATTCAAGGCGATGTGTGTGACCGTAAAAAAATAAATACTATATTTGAAACCTACGACATAGACTATGTCGTTAATTTTGCTGCAGAAAGTCATGTGGACCGAAGTATCGATAATCCATCGATATTTATTCAAACGAATGTATTAGGAACACAAACCCTCTTAGATGTGGCAAAAAAACATTGGGAAGGGGAAGATACATTTATTCGAGGGAAAAAGTTTTTGCAAATTTCTACAGATGAAGTCTATGGCTCGTTAGGTGCCCATGGATATTTTACAGAAAAAACCCCGATTAATCCACATAGCCCATATTCAGCATCAAAGGCATCAGCAGATTTGATTGTTATGGCATATTATGATACGTTCGGATTTCCAATAAACATTACACGATGTTCTAACAATTATGGTCCGTATCAGTATCCGGAAAAGTTGATTCCTTTAATGATTTTAAATGCACTTAATAATAGAGCTCTTCCGATTTATGGTGACGGTAAGAATGTTAGAGATTGGCTTTATGTAAAAGATCACTGTCGTGGTATTGAAACAGTACTGCAAAAAGCCCAGGTAGGAGAAATCTATAATATTGGCGGGCATAATGAAATGGAAAACAAGGATATCGTGGATCAGATTATTCGATATCTACAAGAAAGGTTAAAAGGTCAAGAAGCATTTGATCATATTACACCGGATTTAATTACCTATATAGAAGATCGAAAAGGACATGACCGACGTTATGCAATCGATGCATCAAAAATTGAAAAGGACTTAGGTTGGCGTCCCCAGACAACATTTGAGTTAGGTTTAAAATCAACGATAGAATGGTATGTGACACATTACACCCAGCCATAA
- the rfbA gene encoding glucose-1-phosphate thymidylyltransferase RfbA, with protein MKGIILAGGSGTRLYPVTKAVSKQLLPIYDKPMIYYPLSVLMLADIRDILVITTPEDQHAFQMLLGTGSDLGLKISYAIQEEPKGLADAFIIAEKFIGKEDVCLVLGDNIFYGSRFVGELQEARYENEGATIFGYYVKNPERYGVIDFDEHGKAKRIIEKPKELVSYYAVPGLYFFDHRVVDIAKQIQPSERGELEITELHNKYIEMNALKVKLFGRGMAWFDTGTHSSLIRASNFVETIQSRQGFYIACLEEIAYIKGYIDKEQLLALAEPLKKTDYGRYLVELVDVL; from the coding sequence ATGAAAGGAATTATACTTGCAGGAGGGTCAGGAACACGATTGTATCCTGTCACAAAAGCTGTATCAAAACAATTGCTTCCCATTTATGATAAACCAATGATTTATTATCCTTTGTCCGTATTGATGCTTGCAGATATTCGAGATATTTTGGTTATAACAACACCCGAAGATCAGCATGCTTTTCAAATGCTATTAGGCACAGGAAGTGACTTAGGCTTAAAAATTTCATATGCCATACAAGAGGAACCCAAAGGTTTAGCCGATGCATTTATTATTGCAGAAAAGTTTATTGGGAAAGAGGATGTATGCTTAGTATTAGGCGACAATATTTTTTATGGATCCCGATTTGTCGGTGAGTTACAGGAAGCGCGATATGAAAATGAGGGGGCAACTATTTTTGGATATTATGTAAAAAATCCTGAACGCTACGGTGTTATTGATTTTGATGAACATGGAAAAGCGAAGCGCATTATTGAAAAGCCAAAGGAACTTGTTTCCTACTATGCGGTTCCGGGACTTTACTTTTTTGATCATCGTGTCGTGGATATTGCAAAACAAATTCAACCCTCTGAACGCGGTGAATTAGAGATAACAGAGCTACATAATAAATATATTGAAATGAATGCGTTAAAAGTGAAGCTGTTTGGACGTGGTATGGCATGGTTTGACACAGGAACGCACTCATCACTAATACGGGCATCCAACTTTGTGGAGACTATTCAATCAAGGCAGGGCTTTTATATAGCTTGTCTAGAAGAAATTGCATATATCAAAGGCTATATTGATAAGGAACAACTGCTTGCGTTGGCCGAACCTTTGAAAAAGACGGATTATGGACGATATTTGGTGGAACTCGTTGATGTATTATAG
- a CDS encoding Wzz/FepE/Etk N-terminal domain-containing protein, which yields MNSELQEISFKKLIQSILQMWWLILIFVIVGCSTTFILTNLYIPDTYLASTTLFIGKDTDIASSISMSDLQLDSKLVLDYRELLRTKLVTREVIGELGLNMDYRTMVDRLDVETLSESRFVKITYIDVDPERAAQIVNKLSETLVIRAQDIVGVDNIQIVDYAEVPRYKEGPNMFVNLALAGIVAVLTALIVIFIIHKLDNRIRTKEDIEKLIGLSVLSEIPKFKGR from the coding sequence ATGAACAGTGAATTACAGGAAATCAGCTTTAAAAAACTTATACAAAGCATCTTGCAGATGTGGTGGCTAATTCTTATTTTTGTCATTGTAGGATGTTCAACAACATTTATACTCACAAATTTATATATTCCGGATACATATCTAGCAAGCACAACGCTTTTTATTGGAAAGGATACGGACATTGCATCTTCCATTAGCATGTCTGACTTGCAGTTGGATTCTAAGCTGGTCTTGGATTATCGGGAATTACTGCGAACAAAATTAGTGACAAGAGAAGTTATTGGTGAATTAGGGTTGAATATGGACTATCGTACAATGGTCGATCGTTTGGACGTTGAAACCCTTTCAGAGTCACGTTTTGTTAAGATAACATATATTGATGTTGACCCAGAGCGGGCGGCACAGATTGTAAATAAGTTGTCTGAAACACTGGTTATTCGTGCACAAGACATTGTTGGAGTAGATAATATTCAGATTGTAGACTATGCAGAGGTTCCACGATACAAAGAAGGACCGAATATGTTTGTTAACTTAGCCTTAGCAGGTATTGTTGCTGTACTTACAGCACTGATTGTTATTTTTATAATTCACAAACTCGATAATCGTATACGAACGAAAGAAGACATCGAAAAACTCATAGGGCTATCCGTTTTATCGGAAATACCTAAATTTAAAGGGAGGTAA